The Panacibacter microcysteis genome includes a window with the following:
- the paaE gene encoding 1,2-phenylacetyl-CoA epoxidase subunit PaaE, which yields MSVHFEKVRVKKINRETEDCVSITFDIPQPLAEKFAYKHGQHIAMRTFINGEEVRRSYSLCSSPLDNEWKVAVKKVDNGIFSSFANGTLQPGDELELMPPMGHFFTELDAAHKKSYIFFAAGSGITPVLSIVRSVLLLEPHSNVTLVYGNRNRSSIIFKEELEALKNRYINRFRMIHNLSREKTDAEINYGRIDAAKCAMLFSKLLNIKADEFFICGPEEMIFSVRDYLREQGVDQKKIHFELFTTAGSNKPKKVQHSNTDNSAKSHVTVKLDGIAFNFDIPFNSDDTVLDAAAKQGADLPYSCKGGVCCTCKARLLEGEVTMDVHWGLEPEEVEEGYILTCQAHPVSEKVVIDFDIK from the coding sequence ATGTCTGTTCATTTTGAGAAGGTACGTGTAAAGAAAATAAACCGGGAAACAGAAGATTGTGTATCTATTACATTTGATATACCCCAGCCACTGGCTGAAAAATTCGCATACAAACATGGCCAGCATATAGCCATGCGTACTTTTATAAACGGAGAGGAAGTTAGACGCTCTTATTCATTGTGCAGTTCACCACTGGATAATGAATGGAAGGTTGCCGTAAAGAAAGTTGATAATGGTATATTTTCTTCTTTTGCCAACGGAACTTTACAGCCTGGCGATGAGCTGGAACTGATGCCACCCATGGGTCATTTTTTTACAGAGCTGGATGCTGCACATAAAAAATCTTATATCTTTTTTGCCGCAGGCAGCGGCATAACGCCGGTGCTTTCGATTGTAAGAAGCGTATTATTGCTGGAGCCACACAGTAATGTAACACTTGTATATGGCAACAGGAACAGGTCTTCCATTATTTTTAAAGAAGAACTGGAGGCCTTAAAAAACAGGTACATCAACAGGTTTAGGATGATACATAACCTAAGCCGGGAAAAAACAGATGCAGAAATCAATTACGGACGTATAGATGCAGCAAAATGTGCCATGCTTTTTAGCAAACTGCTTAATATTAAAGCAGATGAGTTTTTTATCTGTGGCCCGGAAGAAATGATATTTAGTGTGAGGGATTACCTTCGGGAGCAGGGTGTAGACCAAAAGAAAATACATTTCGAATTGTTTACAACTGCTGGCAGTAACAAGCCTAAAAAAGTTCAGCATTCCAATACAGATAATAGTGCTAAAAGCCATGTAACAGTAAAACTGGATGGTATTGCATTTAACTTTGATATTCCTTTTAACAGCGATGATACAGTATTGGACGCAGCTGCAAAACAAGGTGCAGACCTTCCGTACAGTTGCAAAGGCGGCGTTTGCTGTACATGTAAAGCAAGGTTGCTTGAAGGGGAGGTAACGATGGATGTACATTGGGGGCTGGAGCCGGAAGAAGTGGAAGAAGGGTATATTCTTACCTGCCAGGCACACCCGGTATCAGAGAAAGTTGTTATAGACTTTGATATTAAATAA
- a CDS encoding outer membrane beta-barrel protein: MLRKTLSIAFLMSTAVPLFSQDSTSTAEPPLKISGYVDAYYRYNFSDPKESFNTGGTSFTNSQNSFQLGMASLKAEYSTGKVSVVADLGFGPRAKEFSYADPDYLVPVKQAFVSYAPSEAVKFTIGKWSTHIGYELVDPALNKNYSMSYMFSYGPFTHTGIKADFTLGKGNGLMIGIANPTDVTAPSSAPTKTLLGQFSHVGDKFSAYLNYQGYFGAKASLPSASNLNQLGLTLIGTLSDKFSIGYDGTIQSVKNEEADETQSWWGSALYFNFMPTDKFGLCLRTEYFGDEKYALKTGADIFQSTLSANFKIGNLLIIPEIRIDNASKEIFEKGDGGSSKTTATGILAAVFTF, from the coding sequence ATGCTAAGGAAAACTCTCTCCATTGCTTTTTTGATGTCAACTGCTGTACCCCTTTTTTCACAGGATTCTACAAGTACTGCCGAGCCGCCTTTAAAAATTTCTGGTTATGTGGATGCTTATTACCGCTACAATTTTAGCGATCCTAAAGAAAGTTTCAACACCGGTGGTACCAGCTTTACTAATTCGCAAAACTCTTTCCAGTTGGGCATGGCTTCTTTAAAAGCCGAATACAGCACGGGAAAAGTAAGTGTTGTTGCCGATCTCGGTTTCGGACCGAGAGCAAAAGAATTTTCTTATGCTGACCCTGATTACCTGGTACCCGTGAAACAGGCGTTTGTATCTTATGCTCCCTCAGAGGCTGTGAAGTTCACAATTGGTAAATGGTCTACGCATATTGGGTACGAACTGGTAGATCCCGCATTGAACAAAAATTACAGCATGTCTTATATGTTTTCTTACGGACCATTTACACATACAGGTATCAAAGCTGATTTCACGCTGGGCAAGGGTAACGGGTTAATGATCGGTATCGCAAACCCTACAGATGTAACCGCACCTTCGTCCGCCCCCACAAAAACATTGCTCGGGCAGTTTAGCCATGTAGGAGACAAATTCTCTGCTTATCTTAACTACCAGGGCTATTTTGGTGCGAAAGCAAGCTTACCGTCTGCATCCAACCTTAACCAGTTGGGGTTAACACTGATTGGAACATTGAGCGACAAATTCAGCATTGGGTATGATGGCACTATACAATCTGTAAAAAATGAGGAAGCAGATGAAACACAAAGCTGGTGGGGCTCCGCACTTTATTTCAATTTCATGCCTACAGATAAATTTGGCCTATGCTTACGCACTGAATACTTTGGCGATGAAAAATATGCCTTAAAAACAGGCGCCGATATTTTCCAAAGTACCCTGTCTGCCAATTTTAAAATCGGCAATCTTCTTATCATTCCCGAAATAAGGATCGATAACGCTTCCAAAGAAATATTTGAAAAAGGAGACGGTGGAAGCTCTAAAACAACTGCTACAGGAATACTTGCAGCTGTATTTACATTCTAA
- a CDS encoding sensor histidine kinase, whose amino-acid sequence MLQTPPFYIINLIIAGCAIILFFLFFFYLFFIQSQRRKILHQKQMLDLKVQFEQTILQSQIEIQEQTFRNISQEIHDNIGQVLSLAKLNLNTIPHDNATDKILLTEELLGKAINDLRDLSKSLHPEKISDIGLVNATRHELFILQRVSKLKTELIADESEINVEPNKSVIVFRMIQEMLHNALKHAKASKIVVTMRQHTGQTFIEIKDDGIGFDVATLQGTKTGIGLKSMEQRCKLMHATLDIQSATGKGTAIQLHINNS is encoded by the coding sequence ATGTTACAAACGCCGCCGTTCTATATCATCAACCTGATCATTGCTGGCTGCGCCATCATTCTGTTTTTCCTGTTTTTTTTCTACCTCTTCTTTATACAATCGCAGCGTAGAAAAATCCTGCACCAAAAGCAAATGCTCGATCTTAAAGTACAGTTTGAACAAACGATTTTACAATCGCAAATAGAAATACAGGAGCAAACGTTTCGCAACATCAGCCAGGAAATACACGACAATATTGGCCAGGTATTGAGCCTTGCAAAGCTCAATCTCAATACCATTCCACACGATAATGCAACAGACAAGATTTTGCTCACAGAAGAGCTGTTGGGAAAAGCCATTAACGACCTGCGCGATCTTAGTAAAAGCCTGCACCCGGAGAAAATATCAGACATTGGCCTGGTAAATGCAACGCGCCACGAACTATTCATCCTGCAACGTGTGTCAAAGCTCAAAACCGAACTGATAGCAGATGAGTCTGAGATCAACGTAGAACCTAACAAGTCTGTCATTGTTTTTCGTATGATACAGGAAATGCTGCACAATGCATTGAAGCATGCAAAGGCTTCTAAAATTGTAGTTACCATGCGCCAGCATACAGGGCAAACATTTATTGAAATAAAAGATGATGGTATTGGATTCGATGTTGCAACTTTGCAGGGAACCAAAACCGGCATCGGGCTGAAAAGTATGGAGCAACGATGTAAGCTTATGCATGCAACGCTCGATATACAATCAGCAACCGGTAAAGGAACTGCTATACAACTGCATATTAATAACAGTTAA
- a CDS encoding ammonium transporter: protein MKSTSPVPFILLTVISIAGIFIPLTADFDGSKVYNMADISWMLISSALVLLMTPGLSFFYGGMVSKKNVISTMLQSFIATGLISVLWVVIGFSLAFGSSIGGFIGSPSEFFMMKGLNGHEAWSLAPSIPILLFALFQMKFAIITPALVVGATAERIRFTSYVLFMILFSLFIYSPLAHWTWHPDGILFKMGVLDFAGGTVVHISAGCAALAGALVLKRRKAHMLKEEVKPARIPYVLLGTGLLWFGWFGFNAGSALAANSLAVTAFANTNTASAAAGLAWIFFDALKGRKPSALGFCIGAVVGLVAITPAAGFVGLPQSIFIGFIGAICSNIAVYWKGKTTIDDTLDVFPCHGIGGIVGMILTGVFANKSINAAGNDGLLYGGTEFFFHQLLGCVIVVVFAFVMGLILFKVVDIIHPLRVTDQEEEIGLDVSQHDEKL from the coding sequence ATGAAAAGTACAAGTCCGGTCCCGTTTATTCTTCTGACTGTAATTTCTATTGCAGGAATATTCATACCGCTTACTGCGGATTTTGATGGGTCTAAAGTGTATAACATGGCAGACATATCATGGATGCTCATTTCATCAGCGCTGGTTTTATTAATGACGCCAGGTTTGTCTTTCTTCTATGGCGGCATGGTAAGCAAGAAAAATGTGATCTCTACGATGTTGCAAAGCTTTATTGCAACAGGTCTCATCAGTGTATTATGGGTTGTAATAGGTTTTAGCCTTGCATTCGGGTCCTCTATCGGTGGCTTTATCGGAAGTCCCTCTGAATTTTTTATGATGAAAGGGCTTAATGGTCACGAAGCCTGGAGCCTTGCCCCAAGCATCCCCATCCTTTTATTTGCCCTGTTTCAAATGAAGTTTGCCATTATCACACCAGCACTTGTGGTTGGTGCTACGGCAGAAAGAATAAGATTTACCTCGTATGTTCTTTTTATGATACTGTTTAGCCTGTTTATTTATTCCCCTCTGGCACACTGGACATGGCATCCCGACGGGATTTTGTTCAAAATGGGGGTACTGGATTTTGCAGGCGGAACAGTGGTGCACATCTCCGCCGGTTGTGCCGCACTTGCCGGAGCGCTGGTATTGAAAAGAAGAAAAGCGCATATGCTGAAAGAAGAGGTTAAACCTGCAAGAATACCTTATGTGTTATTAGGAACAGGCCTGCTTTGGTTTGGCTGGTTCGGCTTTAACGCTGGTTCTGCACTCGCTGCCAATAGCCTTGCAGTTACAGCCTTTGCCAATACAAATACCGCATCTGCAGCAGCAGGACTTGCCTGGATATTCTTTGACGCACTTAAAGGCAGAAAACCTTCTGCACTGGGCTTTTGCATAGGTGCTGTTGTAGGCCTCGTTGCTATTACGCCGGCGGCCGGTTTTGTCGGATTACCACAAAGTATTTTTATTGGCTTTATTGGTGCTATTTGTTCCAATATCGCAGTTTACTGGAAAGGCAAAACCACAATCGATGATACGCTGGATGTGTTCCCCTGTCATGGCATTGGTGGTATTGTTGGAATGATTCTTACGGGCGTCTTTGCAAATAAAAGCATCAATGCTGCAGGCAACGACGGGTTGCTGTATGGTGGTACAGAATTTTTCTTTCACCAGTTGCTCGGCTGCGTTATTGTGGTAGTGTTCGCTTTTGTAATGGGTTTAATTCTGTTCAAAGTGGTAGATATCATTCACCCACTTCGCGTAACTGACCAGGAAGAAGAAATTGGCCTCGACGTTTCACAACATGATGAAAAATTATAA
- a CDS encoding ammonium transporter, protein MKKISFKQIAPFLVLVVVAIGSIFVPSFSAYDDKGTYSAADTAWLIVATALVFLMTPGLAFFYGGMVHRKNVLSTMIKSLIAAGIVSVIWVVVGYSLCFGSDIGGFIGNPADHFFFKGIASGAPWTFAPTIPLTLFALFQLMFAIITPGLVVGAVAERIRFTAYVLFSVLFCILVYAPLAHWSWHPEGFLAKMGALDFAGGTVVHISAGCAALAGAMVLKRRKVHMAQEEIPPANIPYVLIGTGLLWFGWFGFNAGSAVAANALSVSAFATTNTAAAAAGLSWMFFDVMKGKKPSVLGFCIGAVVGLVAITPAAGFVAIPQSIFIGVVAAIISNVAVYVKSKSKLDDTLDVFPCHGIGGIVGMLMTGLFATKSVNPAGNDGLFYGNPAFFFTQLKAMLIAVSYSFVVSYLIFKFINFILPLRVSEEEEEAGLDASQHNEKYLQGTLLVNTNGTITEKTVEG, encoded by the coding sequence ATGAAAAAAATCAGCTTTAAACAAATTGCGCCATTCCTCGTACTTGTTGTAGTGGCAATCGGAAGCATTTTTGTTCCCTCGTTTTCAGCTTATGACGACAAAGGCACCTATAGTGCAGCAGATACGGCCTGGCTAATAGTAGCCACCGCGCTTGTGTTCTTAATGACTCCCGGTCTTGCATTCTTTTACGGAGGCATGGTGCACAGAAAAAATGTGCTCTCGACTATGATCAAAAGCCTGATTGCCGCTGGTATCGTGAGTGTTATATGGGTAGTGGTAGGTTACAGTTTATGCTTTGGTTCAGACATAGGCGGCTTCATTGGCAACCCAGCTGATCACTTTTTCTTTAAAGGAATTGCATCGGGCGCCCCATGGACTTTTGCGCCAACAATCCCGCTAACTCTTTTTGCATTGTTCCAGTTAATGTTCGCAATCATTACACCGGGACTGGTAGTTGGTGCAGTTGCAGAAAGAATACGCTTTACAGCTTACGTGTTATTCAGTGTTTTGTTTTGTATTCTTGTATACGCGCCGTTAGCGCATTGGTCATGGCACCCGGAAGGTTTTCTGGCAAAGATGGGCGCTCTTGACTTTGCAGGCGGAACAGTTGTGCATATTTCTGCCGGCTGCGCAGCACTTGCCGGTGCAATGGTTTTAAAACGCAGAAAGGTTCACATGGCACAGGAAGAGATACCACCTGCCAATATACCTTACGTACTTATAGGAACAGGTCTTCTTTGGTTTGGCTGGTTTGGTTTTAATGCAGGATCTGCCGTTGCGGCAAATGCCCTTTCGGTTTCGGCTTTTGCCACTACTAATACCGCTGCCGCTGCTGCAGGTTTATCCTGGATGTTTTTTGATGTAATGAAAGGTAAAAAACCTTCTGTGTTGGGTTTTTGTATTGGGGCAGTTGTAGGCCTGGTTGCTATTACTCCCGCTGCTGGTTTTGTAGCAATTCCGCAAAGCATCTTTATTGGTGTGGTTGCAGCCATCATTTCAAACGTTGCTGTGTACGTTAAATCTAAATCCAAGCTTGATGATACATTGGATGTGTTCCCATGCCACGGTATTGGCGGCATTGTAGGTATGTTAATGACAGGATTGTTTGCTACTAAAAGCGTAAACCCTGCGGGCAATGACGGATTATTCTATGGAAATCCCGCTTTCTTTTTTACGCAATTAAAAGCAATGCTTATTGCGGTTTCTTACAGCTTTGTTGTTTCTTACCTGATATTTAAATTTATCAACTTCATTTTACCACTCCGGGTAAGTGAGGAAGAAGAAGAAGCAGGCCTTGATGCGAGCCAGCATAATGAGAAATATTTGCAAGGCACACTGCTCGTAAATACAAACGGCACTATAACAGAAAAAACTGTAGAAGGCTAA
- a CDS encoding pyridoxal phosphate-dependent aminotransferase, which produces MTKLSRLAETLIGSEIVKLGNAINERKRQGEKIYNFTIGDFDPNVFPIPQELENLIVDAYRSHYTNYPPADGVFELRNAVKQFINRYQHQDFELNEILIASGGRPLIYTLFKTVADPGDKVIYAVPSWNNNHYTSMNGAEHCLIDATPENNFMPRAEDIAKHIKGAALICLCTPQNPTGTTLQKEELEKICDLIIAENASRGPGEKKLYLMFDQMYCMLTYGKTVHYNPLELRPAIKPYTIFIDGISKVFAATGVRVGWALGPSHVIAKMKALLSHVGAWAPMAEQKAVAAYLLQTTAVDAYLTQFRAALEERLIKIYEGFITLREKGYAVDAIAPQAAIYLTIKIDLTGKKHGTHVLQTQHDVTDYILNEAKLAVVPFYAFGAENNSPWYRLSVGTCRLEEIEPVFEKLDAALAKLQ; this is translated from the coding sequence ATGACTAAATTAAGCCGGCTAGCCGAAACCCTTATAGGTTCTGAAATTGTGAAACTTGGAAATGCGATCAACGAAAGAAAAAGACAGGGCGAAAAGATTTACAACTTTACTATCGGAGATTTTGATCCAAACGTCTTTCCTATTCCGCAGGAACTGGAAAACCTTATAGTGGATGCTTACAGAAGTCATTATACCAATTACCCGCCTGCAGATGGCGTATTTGAATTAAGGAATGCCGTAAAGCAATTCATCAACAGGTATCAGCACCAGGATTTTGAGCTTAATGAAATACTCATTGCTTCCGGTGGCAGACCACTTATTTACACGCTGTTTAAAACAGTGGCAGACCCGGGCGATAAGGTTATTTATGCCGTTCCATCCTGGAATAATAACCACTACACCAGTATGAATGGTGCAGAGCATTGCCTGATAGATGCTACGCCAGAAAACAACTTCATGCCCCGTGCAGAAGATATTGCAAAACACATAAAAGGTGCTGCGCTGATCTGTTTATGCACACCGCAAAACCCAACAGGCACAACACTTCAAAAAGAAGAACTCGAAAAAATCTGTGACCTTATTATAGCAGAAAACGCCAGTCGCGGGCCGGGGGAGAAAAAGCTTTACCTTATGTTTGACCAGATGTATTGTATGCTTACTTATGGTAAAACGGTACACTACAACCCGCTCGAATTAAGGCCTGCCATAAAACCTTATACCATTTTTATCGATGGCATTTCAAAGGTTTTTGCAGCTACAGGCGTACGTGTGGGCTGGGCACTGGGGCCGTCGCATGTTATTGCCAAAATGAAAGCATTGCTAAGCCACGTAGGTGCGTGGGCGCCAATGGCAGAGCAAAAAGCGGTAGCCGCTTACCTTTTACAAACTACAGCCGTAGACGCTTATCTTACGCAGTTCAGGGCCGCCCTGGAAGAGCGCCTTATAAAAATCTACGAAGGCTTTATAACCCTGAGGGAAAAAGGATATGCTGTAGATGCAATTGCACCACAGGCAGCCATATACCTAACCATAAAAATTGACCTCACCGGCAAAAAGCATGGCACCCATGTATTACAAACACAGCATGATGTAACAGATTATATTTTGAATGAGGCAAAACTTGCTGTGGTGCCCTTCTACGCCTTCGGTGCAGAAAACAATTCTCCATGGTACAGGTTAAGTGTGGGCACATGCCGCCTGGAAGAAATAGAACCTGTTTTCGAAAAGCTGGATGCCGCACTCGCAAAACTGCAATAA
- a CDS encoding response regulator, with product MKKVALVDDHALLRSGLASVINSFGEYQVIFEADNGKQFIESIKTKGKPEVVLLDINMPEMDGFATANWLKNNAPDIRVLVLSMLDNDTAIIKMLQSGAKGYILKDSKPDILRNALRDVTEKGFFFNDLVSNKLMHMMSKGPNDSNEMIFLSDKELEFLKWCCTEKSYKEIADVMNITTRAVESLRSNLFDKLGTLSRVGLVMYAIRNGIITL from the coding sequence ATGAAAAAAGTTGCACTTGTTGATGACCATGCCCTCCTCAGAAGCGGTCTTGCCAGTGTTATCAACAGTTTTGGTGAATACCAGGTAATTTTTGAAGCAGACAATGGCAAGCAATTTATAGAAAGCATTAAAACCAAAGGCAAACCCGAAGTTGTGCTGCTCGATATAAATATGCCCGAAATGGATGGTTTTGCTACCGCCAACTGGTTAAAAAATAACGCACCTGATATTCGTGTGCTGGTACTTTCTATGCTTGATAATGACACCGCCATCATCAAAATGCTGCAGAGTGGTGCAAAAGGCTATATTTTAAAAGACAGCAAGCCAGATATTTTACGCAATGCATTAAGAGATGTTACAGAGAAAGGTTTTTTCTTCAATGACCTGGTAAGTAACAAGCTTATGCATATGATGAGCAAAGGCCCCAACGACAGCAATGAAATGATCTTCCTGAGCGATAAAGAACTTGAGTTTTTAAAGTGGTGCTGCACCGAAAAGTCGTACAAAGAAATTGCAGATGTAATGAATATTACCACCAGGGCAGTAGAATCTTTGCGAAGCAACCTGTTTGATAAACTCGGAACATTATCGAGAGTGGGGTTGGTAATGTATGCAATACGCAACGGCATAATTACGCTGTAA
- a CDS encoding YegS/Rv2252/BmrU family lipid kinase — translation MKRNIVFLSNPISGGAKKDNALKQIEETCKQQAIQFEILPTVASGNYDFLRTKIHDEKVTDIVIIGGDGSVNQVVQSLHQEKVKFGIIPFGSGNGFALAAGIPKNITRAINIILEGNASVVDAFMVNDQFSCMLSGVGFDAKVAHDFATKSSRGLITYTQQSIINFFKAHPYQFEVAVDGFSFFTEAFFISVANANQFGNNVTIAPKASLNDGMLDVVIVQKMNKAKLPFAILKQLRGNNKMQQLVEDMSKKNILYFQTNKITINNIKHAPLHIDGEPKETAEKITFEVIRDCFELLQPSTN, via the coding sequence ATGAAAAGAAACATAGTCTTTCTCTCTAACCCTATTTCTGGCGGTGCCAAAAAAGATAATGCCCTCAAACAAATTGAAGAAACCTGCAAACAACAGGCGATACAGTTTGAGATCCTGCCAACTGTGGCTTCGGGCAACTACGATTTTCTAAGAACAAAAATTCACGACGAAAAAGTTACTGATATTGTTATCATTGGCGGCGATGGCTCGGTGAACCAGGTAGTTCAATCCTTACACCAGGAAAAGGTTAAGTTTGGTATTATACCTTTTGGCAGTGGAAATGGTTTTGCCTTAGCTGCAGGTATTCCAAAAAATATTACCCGTGCTATCAATATCATACTGGAAGGGAACGCGTCGGTCGTAGATGCTTTCATGGTAAACGACCAGTTCTCCTGTATGCTCAGCGGTGTTGGCTTCGACGCTAAAGTGGCCCACGACTTTGCCACTAAAAGCAGCCGGGGTTTAATTACCTATACACAACAAAGCATTATCAATTTTTTTAAAGCACACCCTTACCAGTTTGAGGTGGCAGTAGATGGCTTTTCATTTTTTACAGAAGCGTTTTTTATCAGCGTTGCCAACGCCAACCAGTTTGGCAACAATGTAACCATTGCTCCAAAAGCCAGTTTAAACGATGGCATGCTCGATGTGGTTATTGTACAGAAAATGAACAAGGCTAAATTGCCATTCGCCATTTTAAAGCAATTAAGGGGCAATAATAAAATGCAGCAATTGGTGGAAGATATGAGCAAGAAAAACATACTTTACTTTCAAACAAACAAAATAACTATCAACAACATAAAACACGCGCCACTGCACATTGACGGAGAGCCAAAAGAAACGGCAGAAAAAATAACGTTCGAGGTAATCAGAGATTGCTTTGAACTCCTGCAACCTTCAACCAACTAA
- a CDS encoding porin family protein — protein MKHFLTGLLACLFFCSVACAQSVWVGVKGGVSIPNLKSSSSNPVSRGWSSIQGPYFGVVAAYKLSNFFYLQTELNYASQGGKKSGLQAISSKPYTSFFPPGTDVPKYFYAVFSNEVHLNYLELPVLIKLEYALNNQFGLFVNGGPYVGYLLSAKNLSSGKSNVYFDEQLTQPALPAPADFAATTNVINDINRFNVGVQGGLGVSLKLKNDSKFFLTAGGNYGFRPIQKDEANGQSNTGAATVILGYMLGF, from the coding sequence ATGAAACACTTTTTAACTGGTTTGCTTGCATGTCTTTTCTTTTGTTCTGTTGCGTGCGCACAATCTGTATGGGTGGGTGTTAAAGGAGGTGTAAGCATACCAAATTTAAAATCATCGTCTTCTAACCCGGTTAGCAGGGGCTGGTCTTCTATACAGGGTCCGTATTTTGGCGTTGTTGCGGCGTATAAGCTATCCAACTTTTTCTACCTGCAAACGGAATTGAATTATGCATCTCAGGGCGGCAAAAAAAGTGGTTTACAGGCTATTTCGAGCAAACCTTATACATCATTCTTCCCACCTGGTACTGATGTGCCTAAATATTTTTATGCGGTGTTCAGTAATGAAGTACACCTCAATTACCTGGAGTTACCTGTACTTATTAAACTGGAATACGCTTTAAACAATCAATTCGGACTGTTTGTAAACGGCGGGCCATATGTTGGATACCTGCTGAGTGCAAAAAATCTCTCATCAGGCAAAAGCAATGTGTATTTTGATGAACAACTTACACAGCCGGCATTGCCGGCACCTGCAGATTTTGCCGCAACCACAAATGTGATCAACGATATCAACAGGTTTAATGTTGGCGTGCAGGGAGGTTTGGGTGTAAGCCTGAAACTGAAAAATGATAGCAAGTTTTTTTTGACAGCAGGTGGGAATTATGGCTTTAGACCAATTCAGAAAGATGAAGCCAATGGGCAAAGCAATACCGGTGCAGCAACGGTAATCCTTGGTTATATGCTTGGTTTTTGA
- a CDS encoding VanZ family protein translates to MNKGLLFSGPFFSFAYMKVAVTKFLPGIMWVFVIFILLIMPGSDIPANEWFEILFFDKWIHTGLFAILVFLWALPLNTQVNRNVFLTVIIILSVLYGVAMEYVQKHIAPTRSFDITDMIADTAGALTGAVVTTIFYKRDKK, encoded by the coding sequence ATGAATAAAGGGCTGCTTTTTAGTGGCCCTTTCTTTAGTTTTGCCTATATGAAAGTTGCCGTAACAAAATTTTTACCGGGAATAATGTGGGTATTTGTAATATTTATTTTGCTTATAATGCCCGGGTCTGATATTCCTGCCAATGAATGGTTCGAGATACTATTTTTTGATAAATGGATTCATACAGGTCTTTTTGCAATATTGGTTTTTTTATGGGCACTGCCGCTGAACACGCAGGTGAACAGAAATGTGTTTTTGACCGTGATTATTATTTTGTCAGTTTTATATGGTGTTGCCATGGAGTACGTACAAAAACACATCGCTCCCACAAGAAGTTTTGATATTACTGATATGATTGCAGATACGGCTGGTGCATTAACGGGTGCGGTGGTTACAACGATTTTTTATAAGAGGGATAAAAAATAA
- a CDS encoding DUF937 domain-containing protein — protein MLENLINLVKENAGDSIINNPAIPNERNDEAVGLASSSILDTLKGAIAGGNINDVVGMFTNGNNAGSSPLAENMKGGFVQNLMEKFGLDSAQAANIANNLIPNILGKFVHKTNDPNDNSFDLQDILQKVSGGSAGGLNIQDVLSKFNNGKDGGIMDTVKGFFN, from the coding sequence ATGCTGGAAAATTTAATCAATCTTGTAAAAGAAAACGCCGGTGACAGTATTATTAATAACCCCGCCATTCCAAATGAAAGAAATGATGAAGCGGTAGGGCTGGCCTCCTCTTCTATTCTCGATACTTTAAAAGGAGCAATAGCCGGTGGTAATATTAATGATGTAGTTGGAATGTTTACCAATGGAAACAATGCCGGCTCATCGCCTCTTGCTGAAAACATGAAGGGTGGCTTTGTACAAAACCTGATGGAAAAGTTTGGTCTTGACAGTGCGCAGGCTGCCAACATTGCCAACAATCTTATTCCCAACATACTGGGCAAATTTGTACATAAAACAAATGACCCGAATGATAATAGTTTTGACCTGCAGGATATTTTACAAAAAGTTTCCGGTGGTTCGGCCGGTGGTTTAAATATACAGGACGTCTTATCAAAATTCAACAATGGAAAAGACGGCGGAATTATGGATACAGTAAAAGGCTTCTTTAATTAA